A DNA window from Pirellulales bacterium contains the following coding sequences:
- a CDS encoding aminotransferase class I/II-fold pyridoxal phosphate-dependent enzyme gives MTSPASSQQPSDSRRGGEPLAPAELKPGTLAVHAGEARQKPGDAITDPMFCASTYTFGDTQAVIDFIEEEQPREEYGRYGNPSERVAERKLAALEGGEDAVLYSSGMAAIVGVLMAKLNAGDEVIFFDECYHRSREFCGKHLSRFGVTTRQVKTGDYDAMEAAITPATRMLVSESPTNPHLSCVDLAKFAEIGRRNGVETLIDATLATPFNLRPIEAGVDYVLHSATKYLGGHNDLLAGVVVGRKEAMDPVRNLRGIMGAVNGPQNVYLLLRGLKTFELRMQRHNENGMLVAEFLESHPRVERVYYPGLASHPYHDVARKTMRGYGGLVTFLIKDADWRATADVIDAVKIPRIAPSLGGVESLIEQPLVMSYYKLTPEERAKFGIPDNMIRLACGIEDGEDLVADLSQALDR, from the coding sequence ATGACCAGCCCGGCTTCCTCGCAGCAGCCCTCCGATTCGCGCCGCGGAGGCGAGCCGCTCGCTCCCGCGGAACTCAAGCCGGGGACGCTTGCCGTCCACGCGGGCGAGGCTCGGCAGAAGCCCGGCGACGCGATCACCGACCCGATGTTCTGCGCCTCGACCTACACGTTCGGGGACACGCAGGCCGTCATCGACTTCATCGAGGAGGAGCAGCCCCGCGAAGAGTACGGCCGTTACGGCAACCCGAGCGAACGAGTCGCCGAGCGCAAGCTCGCCGCGCTCGAAGGGGGCGAGGATGCGGTGCTCTACTCCAGCGGCATGGCGGCGATCGTCGGGGTGCTGATGGCCAAACTCAACGCCGGCGACGAGGTCATTTTCTTCGACGAGTGTTACCACCGCAGTCGCGAATTCTGCGGCAAGCACCTGTCGCGCTTCGGCGTGACGACTCGGCAGGTGAAGACGGGCGATTACGACGCCATGGAGGCGGCGATCACTCCGGCGACGCGGATGCTCGTCAGCGAATCTCCCACAAACCCCCACTTGAGCTGCGTCGACCTAGCCAAGTTCGCCGAGATCGGTCGCCGCAACGGGGTCGAGACGCTCATCGACGCGACCCTCGCGACGCCGTTCAACCTGCGGCCAATCGAAGCCGGGGTCGACTACGTTCTCCACTCGGCGACCAAATACCTCGGCGGTCACAACGACCTGCTCGCGGGGGTCGTCGTCGGCCGCAAGGAAGCGATGGACCCGGTCCGCAACCTGCGCGGGATCATGGGCGCCGTGAACGGGCCGCAGAACGTCTACTTGCTGCTGCGCGGGCTCAAGACGTTCGAGCTGCGGATGCAGCGGCACAACGAAAACGGCATGCTGGTCGCCGAGTTTCTGGAGAGCCATCCCCGGGTCGAGCGGGTCTACTACCCGGGCCTCGCGTCGCACCCGTACCATGACGTCGCTCGCAAGACGATGCGCGGCTACGGCGGGTTGGTCACGTTCCTGATCAAGGACGCCGACTGGCGAGCCACGGCCGACGTGATCGACGCGGTGAAGATCCCGCGGATCGCCCCCAGCCTGGGGGGGGTCGAGTCGCTCATTGAGCAGCCGCTGGTGATGAGCTACTACAAGCTCACCCCCGAGGAGCGGGCCAAGTTCGGCATCCCCGACAACATGATCCGCCTCGCCTGCGGCATCGAGGACGGCGAAGACCTCGTGGCCGACCTGAGCCAGGCGCTCGATCGGTAG
- the corA gene encoding magnesium/cobalt transporter CorA — protein sequence MARKGRNGQRNNRARKPRRRLDQSIHPHTRPGTLIVPIDAQRSTLRVTAYGPQQLIDRRDASVADVAELLGKHPVTWIDATGLDNVDLITHLGKLLNLHPLSLEDLVSVPQRSKVDVYPEHVYWVTQVPGYLERLSTDQVSVFIGRNFLLSWREQPDNTFDLVRKRLEVAGGVTRSAGIDYLMYALLDAVIDSYFPVLERFGDSLDEFDDRVEEGPSPRLLQRIHDVRRDVRRLRRIVWPLRDAIDELIREQEWLVTRETEIHLRDCHDHTIQVIDTLENIRDACSDLRDYYATAISNRTNDIMKVLTVIATVFMPLSFIAGVYGMNFDTSASKWNMPELGWPFGYALALGLMGAVAGGQLMFFRHKGWLGRGWRRDDEDDDRD from the coding sequence ATGGCGCGCAAAGGACGCAACGGACAGCGGAACAACCGGGCGCGAAAACCGCGCCGCCGGCTCGACCAATCGATTCATCCTCACACCCGCCCCGGCACGCTCATCGTGCCGATCGACGCCCAGCGCTCCACGCTCCGCGTCACCGCCTACGGCCCGCAGCAGCTGATCGACCGCCGCGACGCGTCGGTCGCCGACGTCGCGGAGCTTCTCGGCAAGCACCCGGTGACGTGGATCGACGCCACGGGGCTGGACAACGTCGATCTCATCACGCACCTCGGCAAACTGCTCAATCTGCATCCGCTGTCGCTCGAAGATCTGGTGAGCGTCCCGCAGCGGTCGAAGGTCGACGTCTATCCCGAGCACGTCTACTGGGTGACGCAGGTCCCCGGCTACCTGGAACGGTTGTCGACCGATCAAGTGAGCGTGTTCATCGGGCGGAACTTCCTGCTCTCGTGGCGCGAACAGCCGGACAACACGTTCGATCTGGTGCGCAAACGACTCGAGGTCGCCGGCGGGGTGACGCGCTCGGCGGGGATCGACTATCTGATGTACGCCCTGCTCGACGCGGTGATCGACAGCTACTTCCCGGTGCTGGAACGCTTCGGCGATTCGCTCGACGAGTTCGACGATCGGGTCGAGGAGGGCCCCAGTCCACGGCTGTTGCAGCGCATTCACGACGTGCGCCGCGACGTCCGCCGGCTGCGACGGATCGTCTGGCCGCTCCGCGATGCGATCGACGAACTGATTCGCGAACAGGAATGGCTCGTCACCCGCGAGACCGAAATCCATCTTCGCGATTGTCACGACCACACGATCCAGGTCATCGACACCCTGGAGAACATCCGCGACGCCTGTTCCGACCTGCGCGACTACTACGCCACGGCGATCAGCAATCGGACCAACGACATCATGAAGGTGCTCACCGTGATTGCGACGGTGTTCATGCCGCTGTCGTTCATCGCAGGGGTGTACGGAATGAACTTCGACACGAGCGCGTCGAAATGGAACATGCCGGAACTGGGCTGGCCGTTCGGGTATGCGCTGGCGTTGGGCTTGATGGGCGCCGTGGCCGGCGGGCAACTGATGTTCTTCCGCCACAAAGGCTGGCTCGGCCGTGGCTGGCGTCGCGACGACGAGGACGACGATCGGGATTGA
- a CDS encoding endonuclease/exonuclease/phosphatase family protein, producing MSCLTSRLPRILLIALTLCGAGRAPAAEEAGTAVAEAPIHADEGRPHIEWRDARQVIGQVAFVYGKVVTAPQVGRINFINFDSNRPAKFAGVIFNDHRDKFPESLKDAYVGKNVRMRGMVSTFQGNPQIVLTDPAQLEVIDLLPDLKPLTDRPQGPKEGELVIGAYNVLNLFDNIDDPYRDDEGTPTKPRSELTALAKSIKALNADVLALEEVENRFYLERFVEVFLPDMGYDHVVHFEGNDNRGIDVCLLSRVPVGVVKSHRHLVFPGASGEPRRFSRDVLVVTLLPEGANPIEAWVVHLKSNAGGREFAEPTRLAEAKALRGLIDAELEARPDSEFVILGDFNDTPESATLQTIVGEGETALWSAATELMDENPITYNTGEYKSMIDFLLCSPALAKRHISGSTRIIPGSPQETGSDHNPIAATFRLK from the coding sequence ATGTCTTGCCTGACGAGCCGACTGCCGCGAATCCTGTTGATCGCTCTGACGTTGTGCGGCGCCGGCCGCGCGCCGGCCGCCGAGGAAGCGGGGACCGCCGTCGCCGAGGCGCCGATCCACGCCGACGAGGGCCGGCCCCACATCGAGTGGCGCGACGCACGTCAGGTGATCGGCCAAGTCGCATTTGTCTACGGCAAGGTGGTTACGGCGCCGCAGGTGGGGCGGATCAACTTCATCAATTTCGATTCGAATCGCCCGGCCAAGTTCGCCGGCGTTATTTTCAACGATCACCGCGACAAGTTCCCCGAGTCGCTCAAGGACGCCTATGTCGGCAAGAACGTACGGATGCGCGGCATGGTCTCGACGTTCCAGGGGAATCCGCAAATCGTGCTCACCGACCCCGCGCAGCTGGAGGTCATCGACCTGCTGCCCGATCTCAAGCCGCTGACCGACCGGCCCCAAGGTCCTAAAGAAGGCGAACTGGTGATCGGCGCCTACAACGTGCTCAACCTGTTCGACAACATCGACGACCCGTACCGCGACGACGAGGGGACCCCAACCAAGCCGCGGAGCGAGTTGACGGCGCTGGCCAAGTCGATCAAGGCGCTCAACGCCGACGTGCTGGCGCTCGAGGAAGTCGAGAACCGGTTCTACCTGGAACGGTTCGTCGAGGTCTTTTTGCCCGACATGGGCTACGACCACGTGGTCCATTTCGAGGGGAACGACAATCGCGGGATCGACGTTTGCTTGTTGTCGCGCGTCCCGGTGGGGGTCGTCAAGTCGCACCGGCACCTAGTGTTTCCGGGGGCTTCGGGCGAGCCGCGGCGGTTCTCGCGCGACGTACTGGTTGTGACGCTGCTGCCCGAGGGCGCCAACCCGATCGAGGCCTGGGTCGTCCACCTCAAGAGCAACGCCGGGGGGCGAGAATTCGCCGAACCGACGCGTCTGGCCGAAGCGAAGGCCCTGCGCGGGCTGATCGACGCGGAACTCGAGGCCCGTCCCGACAGCGAGTTCGTCATCCTGGGGGACTTCAACGACACCCCCGAGAGCGCCACGCTCCAGACGATCGTCGGCGAGGGGGAGACGGCCCTCTGGTCGGCGGCGACGGAACTCATGGACGAGAACCCGATCACCTACAACACCGGCGAGTACAAATCGATGATCGATTTTTTGCTCTGTTCGCCGGCGCTCGCCAAGCGGCACATTTCGGGCTCGACGCGAATCATCCCCGGCTCGCCGCAGGAGACCGGGTCCGACCACAACCCGATCGCGGCGACGTTCCGGCTGAAATGA
- a CDS encoding sugar phosphate isomerase/epimerase — MKLGFVSAIFGDLSLEQTLERAAAIGYDCLEAMCWPPGGPDRKYGGVMHIDCTDFPQSRADDVRALCEKYGVGLSALGYYSIPLSAEQDQAEAAQAHLRKVIDAAPKLGLANVNSFVGANHTLPLEANMELFARVWPDIVRYAADRGVKIGIENCPMLYPKTWPFGLNLARTPAIWRRMFETIPAENFGLNYDPSHLVMQLIDPIAPIREFGSRIFHTHAKDMRVDRLRLDEVGSLVPPMERCTAKVPGLGEIDWGAWIAALTDVGYDGPVCVEVEDEAFEGPVERRHKALEISYRVLRPLVA, encoded by the coding sequence ATGAAGCTCGGTTTCGTCAGCGCGATCTTCGGCGATCTCTCCCTGGAGCAGACGCTCGAGCGGGCCGCGGCGATCGGGTACGACTGCCTCGAGGCGATGTGCTGGCCTCCCGGCGGGCCCGACCGCAAATACGGCGGGGTCATGCACATCGATTGCACCGACTTTCCCCAATCGCGGGCCGACGACGTCCGCGCGCTGTGCGAGAAATACGGCGTCGGGCTTTCGGCGCTCGGGTACTACTCGATCCCGCTCTCCGCGGAACAGGACCAAGCCGAGGCCGCGCAGGCTCACCTGCGCAAAGTCATCGACGCGGCGCCGAAGCTGGGACTCGCCAACGTCAACTCGTTCGTGGGGGCCAATCACACGTTGCCGCTCGAGGCGAACATGGAGTTGTTCGCCCGGGTCTGGCCCGACATTGTTCGCTATGCTGCGGACCGCGGGGTGAAGATCGGCATCGAGAACTGCCCGATGCTGTACCCGAAGACTTGGCCGTTCGGGCTCAACTTGGCCCGCACGCCGGCAATCTGGCGGCGGATGTTCGAGACGATCCCCGCGGAGAATTTCGGGCTGAATTACGACCCGTCGCACCTCGTGATGCAACTGATCGACCCGATCGCGCCGATCCGCGAGTTCGGCTCGCGGATCTTCCACACGCACGCCAAGGACATGCGAGTCGATCGGCTCCGGCTCGACGAGGTCGGATCGCTCGTCCCGCCGATGGAGCGCTGTACGGCCAAGGTCCCGGGGCTGGGCGAGATCGACTGGGGGGCGTGGATCGCCGCCCTCACCGACGTCGGCTATGACGGCCCCGTGTGCGTCGAAGTCGAGGACGAAGCGTTCGAAGGTCCCGTCGAGCGACGCCACAAGGCGCTCGAGATCAGCTACCGGGTGCTGCGACCGCTGGTGGCGTAG
- a CDS encoding CinA family nicotinamide mononucleotide deamidase-related protein — protein sequence MRAEVIAIGDELTTGQRLDTNSQWLAEQLTECGIEVAFHTTIGDRLPDNIAAFRSAIERVEAVVVTGGLGPTADDLTREALAAAVGVGLVRDEASLAHIRRLFAERGREMPERNAVQADFPAGASAIPNEHGTAPGIAVTVERAGRPPCLVFALPGVPAEMKPMWAESVRPALVTALGTPHVTRHRRIKCFGVGESALEAMLPDLIRRGRDPTVGITVSDATITLRITASGAEDAVCREAMEPTIAIIRESLGAIVFGEEEDELEHAVARLLAEQGRTLAVAERATDGLVAQWLVGAGRSLGVEVFAGGVTIASQSQAEALAGAELPAAAADDSPAVAAALAEGIRARTGADFGLGIAAFPAVMNSPDARLHVAIATVDGTRRLRFGCASHPAILRPRAGKQALNAVRLALLKQDPEQAWK from the coding sequence ATGCGCGCGGAAGTGATAGCCATCGGCGACGAACTGACCACCGGGCAGCGGCTCGATACGAACAGCCAGTGGCTGGCCGAGCAACTCACCGAATGCGGCATTGAGGTCGCATTTCACACGACGATCGGGGACCGGCTGCCCGACAATATCGCGGCGTTTCGGTCGGCGATCGAGCGGGTCGAAGCGGTCGTCGTCACCGGCGGCTTGGGGCCCACGGCCGACGACCTCACTCGCGAGGCCCTCGCCGCGGCGGTCGGCGTCGGGCTGGTTCGCGACGAGGCGTCCCTTGCGCACATCCGGCGGCTGTTCGCCGAGCGGGGCCGCGAGATGCCCGAGCGGAATGCCGTGCAGGCCGACTTCCCCGCCGGTGCGTCGGCCATCCCCAACGAGCACGGCACGGCCCCGGGAATCGCGGTGACGGTGGAGCGGGCGGGCCGCCCGCCGTGCCTCGTCTTCGCCCTGCCGGGGGTGCCGGCCGAGATGAAGCCGATGTGGGCCGAGTCGGTGCGCCCCGCGCTCGTCACGGCTCTGGGGACGCCGCATGTGACGCGGCATCGCCGGATCAAATGCTTCGGCGTCGGCGAGAGCGCGCTCGAGGCGATGCTTCCCGATCTCATCCGCCGCGGGCGCGATCCGACCGTCGGCATCACGGTAAGCGACGCCACGATCACGCTGCGGATCACCGCCTCGGGCGCCGAGGACGCGGTTTGTCGGGAGGCGATGGAGCCGACCATCGCAATCATTCGCGAGTCGCTGGGAGCGATCGTTTTCGGCGAGGAAGAGGACGAGTTGGAGCACGCGGTCGCGCGGCTGCTCGCCGAGCAGGGTCGCACACTCGCGGTCGCCGAGCGGGCCACCGACGGGCTGGTCGCCCAGTGGCTGGTCGGGGCGGGGCGCTCCCTCGGCGTCGAGGTCTTTGCGGGGGGCGTCACGATCGCATCGCAATCGCAGGCCGAGGCGCTTGCAGGAGCCGAATTGCCCGCCGCCGCAGCCGACGATTCCCCCGCCGTCGCAGCGGCGCTGGCCGAGGGGATTCGCGCCCGCACCGGCGCCGATTTCGGGCTGGGGATCGCCGCGTTCCCGGCGGTCATGAACTCCCCCGACGCCCGGCTCCACGTCGCCATCGCGACGGTCGACGGGACGCGACGGCTCCGCTTTGGCTGCGCGTCGCACCCCGCGATTCTGCGCCCCCGCGCCGGCAAGCAAGCCCTCAACGCAGTGCGGCTGGCGCTCTTGAAGCAGGATCCCGAGCAGGCGTGGAAGTAG
- a CDS encoding PLP-dependent transferase, whose protein sequence is MEFRTRAIHVGNERCPRTGAVVAPLHLASTFVQPGAGEWGEFDYSRSGNPTRKALETTLADLEGGCGALAFASGMAATHCVIASLKTGDHVVAGSDIYGGTYRLLHKVTNRAGIDVTLADSTDLAKLEAAITPATKLVWIESPGNPRMTITDVAACAELAHRRGALLGVDSTFATPVLTRPLELGADVVMHSATKYIGGHSDLLGGALVVRDPKLRDELYFVQNATGGVMGPLEAFLASRGLKTLELRVREQCRTAQRLAVWLAAHPGVEQVLYPGLPDHPGHAIAARQMDGGFGAMMTFVVRGDLSRAKKFVESTKLFQLAVSLGAVESLIEQPASMSHASYDAADRAKHGIVDGMVRISVGLEAFEDLRDDLQAAFDAIGGERRA, encoded by the coding sequence ATGGAATTTCGAACGCGTGCGATTCACGTCGGCAACGAGCGCTGCCCCCGGACCGGGGCGGTCGTGGCGCCGTTGCATCTCGCGTCGACATTCGTCCAGCCGGGCGCCGGGGAGTGGGGCGAATTCGATTACTCGCGTAGCGGCAATCCGACCCGCAAAGCCTTGGAAACCACGCTGGCCGACCTGGAAGGGGGCTGCGGGGCCCTCGCCTTCGCCAGCGGGATGGCGGCCACCCACTGCGTCATCGCCAGCCTCAAGACCGGCGACCACGTCGTCGCGGGGTCCGACATCTACGGCGGCACGTACCGACTGCTCCACAAGGTGACCAACCGCGCAGGAATCGACGTCACGCTCGCCGACTCGACCGACCTCGCCAAGCTCGAGGCGGCGATCACCCCGGCCACGAAGTTGGTGTGGATCGAGAGCCCCGGCAACCCGCGGATGACGATCACCGACGTCGCTGCATGCGCGGAACTTGCCCACCGCCGCGGCGCCTTGTTGGGAGTCGACAGCACGTTCGCCACCCCCGTGCTCACGCGACCGTTGGAACTGGGCGCCGACGTCGTGATGCACTCGGCCACCAAGTACATCGGCGGGCACAGCGACCTGCTGGGGGGAGCGCTCGTGGTCCGCGACCCGAAGCTGCGCGACGAGCTGTACTTCGTGCAGAACGCGACTGGCGGGGTCATGGGGCCGCTCGAGGCGTTTCTCGCGTCGCGGGGGCTCAAAACGCTCGAACTGCGGGTCCGCGAACAATGCCGCACGGCGCAGCGGCTCGCCGTGTGGTTGGCAGCCCACCCGGGGGTCGAGCAGGTCCTCTACCCCGGCCTGCCCGACCACCCCGGCCACGCAATCGCCGCCCGGCAGATGGACGGCGGCTTCGGGGCGATGATGACGTTCGTCGTTCGCGGCGATTTGTCCCGGGCGAAGAAGTTCGTCGAGTCGACTAAGCTGTTCCAATTGGCCGTCAGCCTGGGCGCCGTCGAGTCGCTTATCGAGCAACCCGCGAGCATGTCGCACGCCAGCTACGACGCCGCCGACCGGGCCAAGCACGGCATCGTCGACGGCATGGTGCGAATCTCCGTCGGGTTGGAAGCGTTCGAGGACCTGCGGGACGATTTGCAGGCGGCCTTCGACGCAATCGGCGGAGAGCGCCGCGCGTAA
- the aat gene encoding leucyl/phenylalanyl-tRNA--protein transferase — translation MTTPSRYFPPANQATPIGLVAVGGSLSVERLLDAYRHGIFPWPTYPDDPMLWWSPDPRAVLPLDGLHVSRRLARRLRSGQFVATCNTAFEGVVRACSRGPGREGGTWLTPEMIRAYVELHRRGHAHSVEVWHEERLVGGVYGVAIGGAFAAESMFHRATDGSKAALASLVSHLRARGYQLLDIQQWTPHTGSLGAIEIPRREYLKRLAALIDLPVTFGSELESQGERNGGS, via the coding sequence GTGACGACTCCCAGCCGCTATTTTCCGCCGGCCAACCAAGCCACCCCCATCGGGTTAGTGGCCGTCGGGGGCTCGCTGTCGGTCGAGCGGCTGCTGGACGCGTACCGCCACGGCATTTTCCCCTGGCCGACCTATCCCGACGACCCCATGCTGTGGTGGTCGCCTGACCCGCGCGCCGTCTTGCCGCTGGACGGGCTCCACGTATCGCGTCGCCTCGCCCGGCGGCTGCGGAGCGGACAGTTCGTCGCCACATGCAACACCGCCTTCGAGGGGGTGGTACGAGCGTGCAGCCGCGGCCCGGGGCGCGAGGGGGGAACCTGGCTCACCCCGGAGATGATCCGCGCGTACGTCGAGCTCCATCGCCGCGGGCACGCCCACAGCGTCGAGGTCTGGCACGAGGAGCGGCTCGTCGGGGGAGTCTACGGCGTCGCGATCGGCGGCGCGTTTGCGGCCGAGAGCATGTTCCATCGGGCGACCGACGGCTCGAAGGCGGCGTTGGCTTCGCTGGTGAGTCACTTGCGAGCCCGCGGATACCAACTGCTGGACATTCAGCAGTGGACCCCCCACACCGGCAGCCTGGGCGCCATCGAAATCCCCCGCCGCGAATATCTCAAACGGCTCGCCGCGTTGATCGACCTGCCGGTGACGTTCGGGAGCGAGCTGGAATCGCAGGGGGAGCGGAACGGGGGAAGTTAA